A genomic stretch from Shewanella woodyi ATCC 51908 includes:
- a CDS encoding glycerophosphodiester phosphodiesterase: protein MIIFAHRGASGYAPENTLAAMKKAIELGCRAIELDIHSVEGELYVFHDRRLDHKSDGKGVIDQVSQQYLNTVSVQNEPIPTLWEVMAFLSKYDCIVNIELKGMTCLTPFISLYPRLLNELNFTPDQLLISSFHHGFLQQFRQSYSDAYIAPLIEGVQLDNTHTASLLNAYSIHLSLSFINQALIDEAHAKGLKVFVYTVDHIDDVKMLSNMGIDGIFSNYPDRASKILEESGIRA, encoded by the coding sequence ATGATTATTTTTGCTCACAGAGGCGCTAGTGGCTACGCTCCCGAAAACACCTTAGCTGCGATGAAAAAAGCCATCGAGCTGGGTTGTCGCGCCATCGAGCTGGATATTCACAGTGTCGAGGGGGAGCTGTATGTTTTTCACGACAGAAGGTTAGATCACAAAAGCGATGGCAAAGGTGTGATTGACCAAGTCTCTCAACAGTACCTGAATACTGTTTCAGTGCAAAATGAGCCAATCCCGACACTTTGGGAGGTGATGGCATTCCTGAGTAAATATGATTGCATCGTCAACATTGAGCTCAAGGGGATGACCTGTTTAACGCCATTTATTTCACTTTATCCCAGACTCTTAAATGAGCTAAACTTCACACCAGATCAACTACTCATCTCATCTTTTCACCACGGTTTTTTACAACAGTTTCGCCAATCATATTCAGATGCCTACATTGCTCCCCTAATCGAGGGAGTACAACTTGATAACACCCACACAGCATCACTTCTGAACGCTTACTCAATCCACTTGAGCCTAAGTTTTATTAATCAGGCGCTTATTGATGAGGCTCATGCTAAAGGATTGAAAGTTTTTGTTTACACTGTCGACCATATTGATGATGTAAAAATGTTATCAAACATGGGGATCGATGGTATATTTAGCAATTATCCTGATAGGGCGTCCAAAATCCTAGAGGAAAGTGGCATTCGCGCCTAA
- a CDS encoding DUF3392 domain-containing protein, translating to MEQIISIFHQVGSLLYPWLNEVATAIIACFLVAFGADINRFLRRKLLGRSFILRTFTFVLVNAFGYGMLIVTVSPLLARSMAKLPAPWLLWSVILVFLLIGSWAQKNRQV from the coding sequence ATGGAACAAATTATTTCAATTTTTCATCAAGTTGGTAGCTTGTTATACCCTTGGCTGAATGAGGTCGCTACCGCAATTATAGCCTGTTTCCTTGTGGCCTTTGGTGCTGATATCAACCGTTTCCTAAGACGGAAATTATTAGGTCGTTCCTTTATTCTGCGTACATTTACCTTTGTTTTAGTTAATGCTTTTGGTTATGGCATGTTGATCGTGACCGTCAGCCCACTACTGGCTAGGAGCATGGCTAAACTGCCTGCTCCTTGGCTGTTATGGTCTGTGATCTTGGTTTTTTTACTAATTGGTAGTTGGGCACAGAAAAATCGCCAAGTTTGA
- a CDS encoding D-2-hydroxyacid dehydrogenase translates to MRHKLLLLTSKNERYRELLASCHLPEIVLLGDEPSSILEANVWLAEPALAAPLLPHANNLTWMQSTMAGVDALVKPRQRKDYQLTNVRGIFGPLMSEYLFGYLLAHQREHQKYKTQQAEKIWLPGSFKTLQGQNLLLLGTGNIAKHLAQTAKHFGMHVTGINRGAKPTKGFDKVDTLANISQHLAQADAVASILPSTPQTRGALNAELLSMMKPGAIFFNLGRGDVLDLDALYMQLIENSDQHAILDVFNQEPLPKEHPIWTLDNVIITPHIAAPSFPEQVVEIFSNNYHKLLQGEQLTHAVNFARGY, encoded by the coding sequence ATGAGACACAAGTTACTATTACTAACCAGTAAAAATGAACGTTATAGGGAGTTGCTTGCTTCTTGCCACCTTCCTGAGATCGTTTTACTTGGTGACGAACCTAGTAGCATTTTAGAGGCTAATGTTTGGCTGGCAGAACCAGCATTGGCAGCCCCCCTACTTCCTCATGCTAACAATTTAACTTGGATGCAATCGACCATGGCTGGAGTCGATGCCCTAGTCAAACCTCGCCAACGAAAAGATTATCAACTCACAAATGTTAGAGGCATATTTGGCCCATTAATGAGTGAATACCTTTTTGGATACCTGTTAGCCCACCAACGTGAACATCAAAAATATAAAACCCAGCAAGCTGAAAAAATCTGGCTTCCTGGCAGTTTTAAAACACTGCAAGGTCAAAACCTACTACTTTTAGGGACAGGAAATATAGCAAAACACTTGGCTCAAACAGCAAAACACTTTGGTATGCATGTCACAGGGATAAACCGCGGCGCTAAGCCAACCAAAGGGTTTGATAAAGTTGATACGCTAGCCAATATCTCACAACACCTTGCACAAGCAGATGCCGTCGCCAGCATCTTACCTAGTACCCCTCAAACAAGAGGGGCTCTCAATGCTGAGCTGCTCTCTATGATGAAACCTGGCGCTATCTTTTTTAACTTAGGCCGTGGTGACGTGCTAGATCTAGACGCCCTCTACATGCAGTTAATAGAGAACAGTGACCAACATGCTATTTTAGATGTGTTCAATCAGGAGCCTTTACCAAAAGAGCACCCCATCTGGACACTGGATAATGTGATTATTACCCCCCATATTGCCGCACCTAGTTTTCCAGAGCAGGTAGTTGAGATATTTTCAAATAACTACCACAAACTGCTTCAGGGAGAGCAGCTCACTCATGCAGTAAACTTTGCTCGAGGCTATTAA
- a CDS encoding methyl-accepting chemotaxis protein — protein sequence MRQNLPVTQKNYDYPADWILLSTTDTSSIIKYANPSFCEVAGYQLDEMVGEPHNMVRHPDMPPAAFEDMWTTIKGGHPWKGMVKNRCANGDHYWVDAFVTPISEGGKVVEYQSVRTKPSSEQITRAEESYKELNEKGSIAKLKRVMSLPNKIMALSVIALLPMLYIALQSGLLGIGLFVVTALVLLLGLNMLFSRYKAIVDHCKAIYTSPLMSYLYTGHTDDIAQIELALRMQSSEMKAMLGRALDSCEQSACKASESVTKGEEVKNNSDSLTREVEQVATAMQEMTATLGDMASNCSDAANSSQSASDEANAGDAIVTQTISSIELMSSQLTETSLVIKDLEEQSKGIGTVLDVIQSIAEQTNLLALNAAIEAARAGEQGRGFAVVADEVRALAKRTHDSTTEIQNMINLLQQGTEKAVQSMHQGADSASQCVDQAAQAGNALRTIKEAITSISDMTHHIASAVEEQSSVSNEVNRSMVNISQLNGSSNDLGDEMIGLNHVVVTNINSQKALVEQFLKRSQKQAL from the coding sequence ATGAGACAAAATTTACCTGTCACTCAGAAAAATTATGATTACCCAGCAGATTGGATACTACTTTCGACTACTGATACCAGTAGTATCATAAAATATGCAAATCCGTCATTTTGTGAAGTTGCTGGTTACCAGTTAGATGAAATGGTTGGCGAACCTCATAATATGGTGCGCCACCCTGATATGCCGCCAGCAGCCTTCGAAGATATGTGGACAACTATCAAAGGCGGTCACCCTTGGAAGGGGATGGTTAAAAATCGTTGTGCCAATGGCGATCATTACTGGGTTGATGCTTTTGTTACTCCGATCTCAGAAGGCGGAAAGGTCGTAGAGTATCAATCTGTTCGAACTAAGCCTTCATCTGAACAGATAACCCGAGCAGAAGAGTCCTATAAAGAGCTTAACGAGAAGGGCAGCATTGCCAAGCTAAAGCGTGTTATGAGCTTGCCGAATAAAATTATGGCCCTTTCGGTGATTGCATTGCTACCTATGCTATATATTGCGCTTCAATCTGGATTACTCGGAATAGGCCTGTTTGTCGTAACAGCACTCGTGTTGCTTCTTGGTTTAAATATGCTGTTTTCAAGGTATAAAGCAATCGTTGATCATTGTAAGGCTATTTACACTAGTCCCTTAATGTCCTACCTATATACTGGCCATACAGATGATATAGCCCAAATTGAATTAGCATTGAGAATGCAGTCATCTGAGATGAAAGCGATGTTAGGTCGTGCTCTTGACTCCTGTGAGCAGTCTGCATGTAAAGCAAGTGAATCTGTGACTAAGGGGGAGGAAGTGAAAAATAACAGTGACTCCTTAACTCGTGAGGTTGAACAGGTTGCAACGGCGATGCAAGAGATGACCGCGACTTTAGGTGATATGGCTTCAAACTGTTCAGATGCTGCTAACTCATCTCAATCTGCCTCTGATGAAGCAAATGCAGGTGATGCTATTGTGACTCAAACAATATCTTCAATAGAGTTAATGTCTTCCCAGCTCACTGAAACATCATTAGTCATTAAAGATTTGGAGGAGCAGAGCAAAGGGATTGGAACGGTTTTAGACGTGATCCAAAGTATTGCAGAGCAAACAAATCTACTGGCATTAAATGCTGCCATTGAGGCTGCAAGGGCCGGTGAGCAAGGTCGTGGTTTTGCGGTTGTTGCTGATGAAGTACGAGCACTGGCCAAACGAACTCATGATTCAACAACTGAGATTCAGAATATGATTAATCTGCTGCAGCAGGGAACAGAAAAAGCTGTGCAGAGTATGCATCAAGGTGCAGATTCAGCTTCACAATGTGTTGATCAAGCGGCTCAAGCGGGTAATGCATTGAGGACAATTAAAGAGGCTATTACCTCTATTTCAGATATGACTCACCATATCGCCAGTGCAGTTGAGGAGCAATCAAGCGTCTCTAATGAGGTGAATCGCAGTATGGTTAACATCTCTCAACTGAATGGCTCATCCAATGATTTAGGCGATGAGATGATAGGTTTAAATCATGTAGTGGTGACCAATATTAACTCGCAGAAGGCCTTGGTAGAGCAGTTCCTTAAACGGAGTCAGAAGCAAGCTTTATAG
- a CDS encoding bacterioferritin-associated ferredoxin: MYVCLCHAVTDTQIKEAVSQGDISLNDVKKRLGVGDQCGKCVKMATQIIQRQLDVEPNYYEVA, encoded by the coding sequence ATGTACGTTTGTCTTTGCCATGCTGTAACCGATACTCAAATCAAAGAAGCTGTCAGCCAAGGTGACATCTCTCTCAATGATGTAAAAAAGCGCCTAGGTGTAGGCGATCAATGTGGCAAATGTGTAAAAATGGCGACTCAGATAATTCAAAGACAACTGGATGTTGAACCTAACTATTATGAAGTTGCCTAA
- the parC gene encoding DNA topoisomerase IV subunit A, with protein MSDAIDLSLDGVEQMPMRRFTEDAYLNYSMYVIMDRALPHIGDGLKPVQRRIIYAMSELGLTSQSKHKKSARTVGDVLGKYHPHGDSACYEAMVLMAQPFSYRYPLVDGQGNWGAPDDPKSFAAMRYTEARLSKFSEVLLSELGQGTVDWGVNFDGTMKEPLVLPSRLPHILLNGITGIAVGMATDVPPHNTRELVSACIELLDNPKAELAEIMEHVPGPDYPTEAEIITPAADIVKIYTTGRGSIKARAVYAVENGEIVITALPHQASGGKILEQIAAQMQAKKLPMVVDLRDESDHESPVRIVIVPRSNRIDCDQVMAHLFATTDLEKSFRVNLNILGLNGRPQVKGLLQILNEWLEYRFQTVTRRVQYRLDKILARLHILDALMIAFLNIDEVIEIIRYEEDPKAELMSRYNLSDKQADAILDLKLRHLAKLEEFKIKTEQSELEAERDKLQLLLSSDRRMKTLIKKELKQDAETYGDDRRSPLIERSESKALTEHELAPVEAVTVVLSEKGWVRCAKGHDIDAKALSYKAGDSFLCSATGRSNQPSVFIGSTGRAFATETHTLPSARSQGEPITTRFNLSPGEIMEHVLLGDEDKYYLLASDAGYGFVGSYKDMISRNKAGKALLTLPANSKVISPKLVDRSRPESILAITNEGRMLLFSMEALPQLSKGKGNKIIGIPGERAKAREELLIHLYVVPEDTSVTLWAGKRKLTLKPSDLEHYRGERGRRGAKLPRGLQRVDSVELGEGTQQAITE; from the coding sequence ATGAGTGATGCGATAGATTTAAGTCTTGATGGCGTTGAGCAGATGCCGATGCGCCGCTTCACGGAAGATGCATACCTAAACTACTCCATGTACGTCATCATGGATCGAGCTTTACCCCATATTGGTGATGGCCTTAAGCCAGTTCAACGTCGAATAATCTATGCAATGAGTGAGTTAGGATTAACTTCACAGTCAAAGCATAAGAAGTCAGCTCGTACCGTTGGTGATGTATTGGGTAAATATCATCCCCACGGTGATAGCGCCTGTTATGAAGCTATGGTGTTGATGGCACAGCCATTCTCCTATCGTTATCCTTTAGTTGATGGTCAAGGTAACTGGGGGGCGCCAGATGATCCTAAGTCTTTCGCTGCAATGCGTTATACCGAAGCTCGCTTATCTAAGTTTTCCGAGGTATTACTCAGCGAGTTAGGTCAGGGGACGGTCGATTGGGGCGTGAATTTCGACGGTACCATGAAGGAACCTTTAGTCCTTCCATCTCGTTTACCCCATATTTTGCTCAACGGTATTACCGGTATTGCTGTAGGCATGGCAACCGATGTACCGCCTCATAACACACGAGAGCTCGTGTCTGCTTGTATTGAGCTTTTGGATAACCCCAAAGCCGAGCTTGCTGAGATTATGGAGCATGTTCCTGGGCCAGATTACCCAACTGAAGCTGAGATCATCACACCTGCTGCTGATATTGTTAAGATCTATACCACTGGTCGCGGCTCGATAAAGGCCCGTGCGGTTTATGCGGTTGAGAATGGCGAGATTGTGATCACAGCGCTTCCACATCAAGCCAGTGGCGGAAAGATATTAGAGCAGATTGCAGCTCAAATGCAGGCTAAAAAGCTTCCTATGGTTGTTGACCTTAGGGATGAGTCTGATCATGAGAGCCCAGTTCGTATCGTCATCGTTCCTCGCTCTAATCGTATAGATTGCGATCAAGTGATGGCTCACCTGTTTGCAACTACAGATCTTGAGAAGTCTTTTCGGGTTAACCTGAATATTCTTGGTTTAAACGGCCGCCCCCAAGTTAAGGGGCTACTGCAGATATTGAATGAATGGTTGGAGTACCGTTTCCAAACGGTTACTCGCCGAGTTCAATACCGACTTGATAAAATACTCGCAAGATTACATATTCTTGATGCGTTAATGATTGCATTTTTGAATATTGATGAAGTGATTGAGATCATCCGTTATGAGGAAGATCCCAAAGCTGAATTGATGTCGCGCTATAACTTATCTGATAAGCAAGCCGACGCCATTTTGGATCTTAAACTACGTCATTTAGCCAAGCTAGAAGAGTTTAAGATTAAAACTGAGCAGAGTGAACTTGAAGCTGAACGTGATAAGTTACAGCTACTGCTAAGCTCTGACAGAAGAATGAAGACTTTGATTAAGAAAGAGTTGAAGCAAGATGCTGAAACTTATGGTGATGATAGACGTTCACCCTTAATTGAGCGAAGTGAGTCCAAAGCGTTAACTGAGCATGAACTTGCACCTGTTGAGGCTGTTACCGTCGTTCTGTCTGAGAAGGGCTGGGTTCGCTGTGCTAAGGGGCATGATATAGACGCTAAAGCCTTGTCCTATAAAGCGGGTGATAGCTTCCTGTGTTCAGCCACCGGTCGGAGTAATCAACCGAGTGTCTTTATTGGCTCCACTGGTCGTGCATTTGCAACTGAAACACATACCTTGCCATCGGCTAGAAGTCAGGGAGAGCCAATTACAACGCGATTTAATCTCTCTCCTGGTGAGATCATGGAGCATGTGCTGCTGGGCGATGAAGATAAATATTACCTATTGGCTTCTGATGCTGGTTATGGTTTTGTCGGCTCCTACAAAGATATGATCTCAAGGAATAAAGCTGGTAAGGCACTATTGACCTTACCTGCTAATTCGAAAGTGATCTCTCCTAAGCTGGTTGATAGGTCAAGACCTGAGTCTATTCTGGCTATTACCAACGAAGGGCGAATGTTGCTGTTTTCTATGGAAGCACTGCCACAGCTATCTAAAGGTAAAGGCAATAAGATTATCGGCATTCCTGGTGAGCGTGCTAAAGCGCGTGAGGAGCTCTTAATTCATCTTTATGTTGTACCAGAAGATACCAGTGTGACTCTTTGGGCCGGTAAGCGAAAGCTCACCCTTAAGCCGAGCGATCTTGAACACTATAGAGGTGAACGAGGCAGACGTGGTGCTAAGCTTCCAAGAGGGTTACAGCGTGTTGATAGTGTGGAGCTCGGTGAAGGGACACAACAAGCTATAACAGAATAG
- a CDS encoding PQQ-dependent sugar dehydrogenase — translation MFWACISGLFSFSVQAASQPKMITVSKGFGLTLYASDLGDAKQMALGDKGTLFVGSHRKGTILALVDSNQDGRVDKRYVVAKGLDNPEAIAFYNGDLYAAVDERIIRFKDIENRLRRPGRGKEVYDRLPGKTNKSHRALNFGPDGRLYVSIGAPCNVCEAEDPFGSIIAIDIETGSSEQIASGIRNVTGFDWSPQDQSLWFADLGRDWMGDRLPPDEINRVETVGGHYGFPYLHAKSVLEPAYEKPKNLKITLPNYELPAHVAPMGLHFYRGEQFPPRYHNQMFVAENGSWNRSSKIGYQVVMLEIENNKVIKRSPVVSFLDGEFPVARPYSVLTAPDGAMYISDDLKGNIYRLYYKETINEKSEPEPEQDNE, via the coding sequence ATGTTTTGGGCTTGTATCTCAGGGCTTTTTAGCTTTTCGGTACAAGCCGCTTCGCAGCCTAAAATGATTACGGTATCTAAAGGCTTTGGTCTCACTCTCTATGCATCGGATTTGGGTGATGCTAAACAGATGGCGTTAGGCGATAAAGGTACACTGTTTGTTGGGTCCCATAGAAAAGGGACCATACTTGCGCTAGTTGATAGTAATCAAGATGGCCGGGTTGATAAACGTTATGTGGTAGCAAAAGGCTTAGATAATCCCGAAGCGATCGCATTTTATAATGGTGATCTTTATGCTGCAGTAGACGAACGGATCATACGTTTTAAAGATATTGAAAATCGTTTGAGACGGCCAGGGCGTGGCAAAGAGGTATATGACCGCTTGCCAGGTAAGACAAACAAGAGCCATAGAGCGTTAAATTTTGGGCCTGACGGGCGTTTGTATGTCTCTATAGGTGCGCCTTGTAACGTCTGTGAAGCAGAAGACCCCTTTGGTAGTATTATTGCTATCGATATAGAAACTGGTAGCAGTGAACAGATAGCTTCTGGGATCCGTAACGTCACTGGTTTTGATTGGTCTCCTCAAGATCAAAGCTTATGGTTCGCCGATCTCGGCAGAGATTGGATGGGAGACAGGCTACCGCCTGATGAGATTAACCGTGTTGAAACTGTAGGTGGCCATTATGGCTTCCCCTATCTACACGCAAAATCTGTACTTGAACCTGCCTATGAGAAACCTAAGAACCTAAAGATCACTTTACCTAATTATGAGCTGCCTGCTCATGTCGCTCCAATGGGGTTACATTTTTACCGCGGCGAGCAGTTCCCGCCTAGATATCATAATCAGATGTTTGTAGCGGAAAATGGTTCTTGGAACCGATCCAGTAAAATTGGCTATCAAGTCGTGATGCTGGAAATTGAGAACAATAAAGTCATCAAACGAAGTCCAGTTGTTAGCTTTTTAGATGGAGAGTTTCCAGTCGCCAGGCCTTACTCGGTATTAACCGCCCCTGATGGCGCTATGTATATTTCAGATGATCTGAAAGGCAACATCTATCGTTTGTATTATAAAGAAACTATCAATGAAAAGAGTGAACCTGAGCCAGAACAGGATAATGAATAA
- the parE gene encoding DNA topoisomerase IV subunit B: MTNQYTSDAIEVLNGLDPVKRRPGMYTDTTRPNHLGQEVIDNSVDEALAGHATKIDVILHKDNSLEVIDDGRGMPIDIHPEEGIPGVELILTKLHAGGKFSNDNYQFSGGLHGVGISVVNALSNRVEITVRRNGLVYDMAFEHGDKVEDLTETGTCGRRNTGTRVHFWPTPSYFDSANFSIPKLTYLLRAKAVLCPGLKIKFVNKQTDETTEWHYESGLTDYLISSVKDSLMLPEDPFVGSMKGNQEAVDWAITWLPEGGDYLNESYVNLIPTPLGGTHVNGFRQGLLDSMREFCEFRNLIPRGIKLTPEDIWDRSSFILSVKMQDPQFAGQTKEKLSSRQSAAFVSGIVRDAFSLWLNTHTDQAAALAEMCINNAQKRLKSAKKVARKKVTSGPALPGKLTDCSGQDPMRGELFLVEGDSAGGSAKQARDREFQAIMPLRGKILNTWEVDASQVLASQEVHDISVAIGCDPDCEDISELRYGKICILADADSDGLHIATLLCALFMKHYKVLVEHGHVYVAMPPLFRVDVGKEVFYALDEAEKDGILDRITAEKKKGKVQVTRFKGLGEMNPLQLRETTMDPNTRRLVQLTIDDVEDTMAVMDMLLAKKRSGDRKTWLETKGDLADF; this comes from the coding sequence ATGACAAATCAATATACCTCTGATGCAATTGAAGTCCTTAATGGACTGGATCCTGTAAAACGCCGCCCTGGTATGTATACCGACACCACGCGTCCGAACCATTTAGGACAAGAGGTTATTGATAACAGTGTCGATGAAGCTCTGGCGGGGCATGCAACTAAAATTGATGTTATTTTGCATAAAGATAACTCTCTTGAAGTTATCGATGATGGCCGTGGTATGCCGATCGATATCCACCCTGAAGAGGGGATCCCTGGTGTCGAACTTATCTTAACCAAACTTCATGCTGGCGGTAAGTTCTCTAACGACAACTATCAGTTTTCAGGTGGTTTACACGGTGTAGGTATCTCAGTCGTTAACGCTTTATCTAACCGAGTAGAGATAACTGTACGCCGAAATGGCCTTGTTTATGATATGGCTTTTGAGCATGGTGATAAGGTTGAAGATCTAACTGAGACTGGCACTTGTGGTCGACGTAATACAGGTACTCGAGTGCATTTTTGGCCAACCCCTAGCTATTTCGACTCCGCTAATTTCTCCATTCCCAAGCTGACCTACCTGTTAAGAGCAAAGGCTGTCTTATGCCCTGGGCTTAAGATTAAGTTTGTCAATAAACAGACCGATGAGACAACAGAATGGCACTATGAAAGTGGCCTGACCGATTACCTTATCTCCTCGGTAAAAGACTCCTTGATGCTACCTGAAGATCCTTTTGTGGGCTCGATGAAGGGAAATCAAGAGGCGGTTGATTGGGCTATTACTTGGTTACCAGAGGGCGGGGATTACCTTAATGAAAGTTATGTTAACCTGATCCCTACGCCTCTAGGTGGCACCCATGTTAACGGTTTCAGGCAGGGCTTATTGGACTCGATGCGTGAGTTTTGTGAGTTTCGCAACCTTATTCCCAGAGGAATAAAGTTAACCCCAGAAGATATCTGGGATCGTAGTAGCTTTATCTTGTCGGTGAAGATGCAAGATCCTCAATTTGCAGGTCAAACTAAAGAGAAGCTTTCAAGCCGTCAAAGTGCGGCATTTGTATCGGGTATCGTAAGAGATGCCTTTAGTTTGTGGCTCAATACCCATACAGACCAAGCAGCAGCCCTCGCTGAGATGTGTATTAACAACGCACAGAAGCGTTTAAAGTCTGCTAAAAAGGTTGCGCGAAAGAAGGTGACATCTGGTCCTGCACTACCGGGTAAATTAACTGATTGTAGTGGCCAAGACCCAATGCGTGGGGAGCTCTTCCTTGTGGAAGGAGACTCTGCTGGCGGAAGTGCAAAACAGGCGCGAGATCGTGAATTTCAGGCAATTATGCCCCTTCGTGGTAAGATCTTAAACACGTGGGAGGTGGATGCAAGCCAAGTGTTAGCGTCGCAAGAGGTTCATGATATCTCTGTGGCAATAGGCTGCGATCCAGATTGTGAAGATATTTCCGAGCTTAGATACGGTAAAATATGTATATTAGCGGATGCTGATTCTGATGGGCTGCATATTGCGACCTTGCTGTGCGCACTGTTTATGAAGCATTATAAGGTGTTGGTTGAGCATGGCCATGTTTATGTTGCTATGCCGCCACTGTTCCGTGTTGATGTAGGTAAAGAGGTTTTTTACGCGCTGGATGAGGCGGAAAAAGATGGCATTTTAGACCGGATCACGGCTGAAAAGAAGAAAGGCAAAGTGCAGGTTACCCGATTTAAAGGACTAGGTGAGATGAATCCTCTTCAGTTAAGAGAGACCACCATGGATCCTAATACCCGTAGACTCGTTCAGTTAACGATTGATGATGTAGAAGATACAATGGCAGTAATGGATATGCTGCTTGCTAAGAAGCGTTCTGGAGATAGAAAAACCTGGTTAGAAACTAAGGGTGATCTGGCAGACTTTTAG
- a CDS encoding YqiA/YcfP family alpha/beta fold hydrolase, producing the protein MLLYIHGFNSSPLSEKGIVTAQFMAEFYPDITFHQPQLPPDPTDGVTLLSSIVESALAQGETLNFIGSSLGGYYASYLVEKYGGRAVLINPAVKPFELFDEFIGSQYNPYTDEHYQVVAQHKDDVKAFNTEAILNPDRFLVLLQSGDEVLDYRQAVQKYHCCQLLLEAGGDHSFVGYDKKLKRICQFLFLDK; encoded by the coding sequence ATGCTGCTTTATATCCATGGGTTTAATAGCTCCCCTCTATCGGAAAAGGGGATAGTGACAGCCCAGTTTATGGCTGAATTTTACCCTGATATTACTTTCCATCAGCCTCAACTACCTCCAGACCCAACTGATGGCGTGACACTGTTATCATCGATCGTAGAGTCAGCATTAGCGCAAGGTGAGACGCTGAATTTTATTGGCTCATCTCTTGGTGGTTACTATGCCAGTTACTTAGTTGAGAAATATGGTGGCCGAGCAGTACTGATTAATCCAGCAGTAAAACCGTTTGAACTGTTTGATGAATTTATAGGGTCTCAATATAACCCCTATACAGACGAGCATTATCAAGTGGTTGCGCAGCATAAAGATGATGTAAAAGCGTTTAATACAGAGGCTATTTTAAATCCTGATCGATTTTTAGTCCTACTGCAATCGGGTGACGAAGTCCTCGATTATCGACAAGCCGTTCAGAAATATCACTGTTGCCAATTACTACTTGAGGCTGGCGGTGACCATAGCTTTGTTGGCTATGATAAGAAGTTGAAAAGGATCTGTCAGTTTCTGTTTCTTGACAAATAA